A single Anatilimnocola floriformis DNA region contains:
- a CDS encoding efflux RND transporter periplasmic adaptor subunit produces MKRFPKYLAGAAGVVALGWIVPAIGQQPNAPRLNPGLSVPPAAAPAPVFPGPASPVPGSAAPGSYAPNNAARPAQRGMVMVPHALVTAIDDVKVPARDAGTLTKRNVKGGELVNVDFVLGEIDSRDTLAKQRIAQGEYDASLAQYNSKAEIEAAKKGYEVANAEWEQAKDIRAKNPGAISIQEYRRAEFQAQRAWAQIQVAETDNLVAGLTSKMKKAQLDATDIELSKKKIEAPIQGQIVEVYKHMGEWVQPGDPVFRLVRLDKVRVEGFVYAAEAGRNDIEGKPVSVTVKLPGEKETTVNGRVDFVSPIIEGSGRNRQYRIWAEVENQFVDGNFVIQPGASAEMTINTLAAKLPAAAAEAAPALNGFGGARSEAPATETPAVETLKPVVDEMPAPAAPMTPAAAPMAPAATPMATPMAPAATPMATPMAPAATPVTSAPAVRPMATPVTQAAAPMPAARPATQPNNTTAPRANPAPRPTQPR; encoded by the coding sequence ATGAAACGTTTTCCGAAATATCTCGCCGGTGCCGCAGGTGTTGTCGCCTTGGGTTGGATCGTCCCCGCGATCGGCCAACAGCCGAACGCGCCGCGATTGAATCCTGGCTTGAGCGTTCCTCCAGCCGCCGCGCCCGCTCCCGTGTTTCCTGGTCCTGCCAGCCCAGTGCCGGGGAGTGCTGCACCAGGCAGTTACGCCCCGAACAATGCCGCTCGCCCCGCCCAGCGCGGCATGGTGATGGTGCCGCACGCACTCGTCACTGCGATCGATGACGTGAAGGTTCCTGCTCGCGACGCCGGCACGTTGACCAAGCGAAACGTGAAGGGTGGCGAACTTGTGAACGTTGATTTCGTGCTCGGCGAAATCGATAGCCGCGACACGCTCGCCAAACAGCGAATCGCACAGGGCGAATACGACGCATCGCTCGCTCAGTACAACAGCAAAGCCGAAATCGAAGCCGCCAAGAAGGGCTACGAAGTCGCCAACGCTGAATGGGAACAAGCTAAGGATATTCGCGCAAAGAATCCAGGCGCTATCTCAATCCAAGAGTATCGCCGGGCCGAATTTCAAGCTCAGCGAGCTTGGGCTCAGATTCAAGTTGCCGAAACGGACAACCTCGTCGCCGGCCTGACTTCGAAGATGAAGAAAGCTCAGCTCGACGCGACCGACATCGAGCTCTCGAAGAAGAAGATCGAAGCGCCGATTCAAGGTCAAATCGTCGAAGTCTACAAGCACATGGGTGAATGGGTTCAGCCTGGTGACCCGGTCTTCCGCCTCGTCCGCCTCGACAAGGTCCGCGTCGAAGGTTTCGTCTACGCTGCCGAAGCAGGCCGCAACGACATCGAAGGTAAGCCGGTCAGCGTCACGGTGAAGTTGCCAGGCGAAAAAGAAACGACGGTCAATGGCCGCGTCGATTTCGTCAGCCCGATCATCGAAGGCTCGGGCCGCAATCGCCAGTACCGCATCTGGGCCGAAGTCGAAAACCAATTTGTCGACGGCAACTTCGTCATTCAGCCGGGTGCCTCGGCTGAAATGACCATCAACACGCTCGCCGCCAAGTTGCCAGCAGCCGCCGCCGAAGCGGCCCCGGCGCTCAACGGCTTTGGCGGTGCCCGCAGCGAAGCCCCGGCAACCGAAACTCCCGCCGTGGAAACACTGAAGCCCGTCGTCGATGAAATGCCGGCTCCTGCAGCGCCGATGACACCTGCTGCTGCACCGATGGCTCCCGCTGCCACTCCCATGGCAACACCGATGGCTCCCGCTGCCACTCCCATGGCAACACCGATGGCCCCTGCCGCCACGCCAGTGACATCGGCCCCGGCAGTTCGCCCAATGGCCACGCCGGTTACTCAAGCCGCCGCGCCAATGCCAGCCGCTCGTCCTGCTACTCAACCCAACAACACCACGGCTCCCCGAGCCAACCCAGCCCCGCGCCCGACTCAACCTCGGTAA